The genomic window cactctgcagtctcccaTTACCTGTTAATCCCTCTCAGTATCTTCAAAAGACCTGTTTCCCCCTCTCTTCAGAACTCTAGTGAGTATTGTCCATCGCCCCCATCCAAGCAATTAATCCAACAGTTCTTACTTGCACAGACTCCTCTCTGTAAGAACTATCCCCCTCTGGCATTAAGCTGCTTTAAATAGGCACAATTATTCGATGAGGTTGGAGCTACTGGTCCTAATCATCTTAGCGATGAGTTACATCAAACTTAGATCCATTTCCTCATTTGAAAAAGGGTTCAAATTTGTGGATAaccacaaatgtgccagactggAGGCATTACTAGAGGAAGATTGCTGGGCTGAGATACAGAATCGAAATATGTTGAAGTAAAGgccaaatacaagagattctgcagatgcaggaaatccagagcaatgcacacaaaatactggaggaactcggcaggtcaggcagcatatttggaagggaataaacagttcttcagccctttgcctctttcacttatcacctcccagcttcttacttagtCTCACCTCTCCTTCCTTCATCTTCACCTGGtgtcaccaatcacctgccagctatactgagcccccctcccccccaccttcttattttgaccttcctcccccttcctttctagtcctgatgaagggtctcagtccaaaatggcaactgtttatttcccaccatagatgctgcctgacccgctgagttcctccagcattttgtgtatgttgaagAAGAGACTTGCTGGAGTTAGGATCAGGCTTGGTAAGGTTGAGGTACCCATGTTGTTTCATGAAGGATGTTGCATCCCCAAAACACAACAGTGTGGTAAATGTAATATTGAGTCAGTATCTTTGGCTGGCCATTATGTGCTCTCTAGAATAACTATGTTCCCTTTAGAGTCCAAAGTTTAGACCCTGAATCTGACTTCATTTCAGCTGCctcatcacatttgccttccattTCTGTTCATCGTCTTGTCTTTTGTTGATTTCAAATGCTGTCCGCCATTCAAGAAAGTTTCTTCACCTTCTGAATAGTTGCTGCTGCTCTCTCTGAATTATGTTTAACAGAGGGTAGCTATTGTATCATCTGTGATAGCTGATAGATGGGCACCCTCTGCTAAACATAACAATAGGGACATATAAGAGGCTCTGAGATGCACACATGGGTGTAAGAgaaatggagagttatggactGTGTAAGACGTGAAGGATTAGATCAAGCTTTGAATTATTTTTATTAGTTTTATGACAACTAACCTGTGTTAAAACAGGAGTTGGTGCTCTTATCCTACCTGCCCACCCGTCACTGAGTGCGACTGATCAGACTGTGATCTCAATCCCACATTCCCCCCTCCATTGTCGAGAATCTGTTTTACACCTACCTTCAAAGCTGTTTTTCACCACCCTTTGAAGGGAACTTGGTGGACAATGACTACAAATGAGTATGTTTTAAGGTAGTCATGGGAAAAGATAAGGTGGGACCCAGAGTTAAGATCTTAATTTGGGGAAGGGCTAATTTCAATCACACAATGCAgcagtcttggaccagagggcacagactcagaatacaagaacatcccttagaaaaggggttcccaacttttttatgccatggacccctactattaactggtggatcccaggttgggttAGATTGATGGTGGAATAGTTTTATCTCAgttagcacagcattgtgggctgaagggcccatactgtgctgtactcttatATGTTCTATGTAGAGGGGTAAGGCTGAAGATGTGAATTAGAAATTTGTAACTTTCGGCTCTTTAAACTGCCCTCCAATTGGCAATAACGTTATCGAGAAGCAAGGTGTGGTGGCCAGCACTTTAAGAGAGAGAAGACATCTACTTCGAACCAGTGTTCAAAGACAGATTTCTTCCTCAGAAAGTTGACAAGAGAAAAGCAGGGAGGCATGATGACTGATGGGTTTGCTAGACTGGGAGCCAGGAtggacccgatgggccaaatagccaccTCCTGGGTCAGTATAAGTAAGAAAGGAACCAGGTCCCAAAATATGAGAGCACAGAGGTAAAGACGACAGAAAGCAAATGCCTAAAGCTAGAGTTTATTTTTATACCGCTTCCACTTGCTCCCCTTCAAGAGAATGGGAGGACTAACCCCCACTTTTCCCTGGTGGGCACCAGTGAGAAACTGTTTGAGGCTGAGCGTTCGACGTGGAAGCGTTTTCATAGAAGTAGAAGCACTGGGGGAGTTTGTAGCTCTGAGATCACGCAGCTGTGGGCATCCAGGAGTATAAGTGAGGACTCTGAGCACGCTGTGCAGAAGGTTGGGTGGTTTTTAGAACTGTGCTGTGGCACACCCAGCTGAATGAATTTTTCTCAGCTTCTATTATCACTCTGCACAGAAGATTTCAAAGCTGTGCCTCCCATTCCCAATATTTGACTAGATGTAATCATGCTCCTGATGAACCTCAGAAGCTCTAACCTCCTTCGACAGGAATCCTTTAGTTAACCATTGTTTGTAAAAGAGACTTGAAATGAAGGGAACAGGCATTGTAATGTTTCTTTGAATAATAGTCTCCTTAACGATTGACCTACATTGTAAATGTCTTAAAACCTCTGGTTGGCTAACTCCCTAAAATATTTGGGTAAATATGTTCATGTTATACGCTGCATTACTGGAGTAAGTTATAGCCCTTTAATGAGAATATTAATTTGTTCCAAAAAAGGCAAAACTTAAAAACATCCCTATTGGCAGAACCCTTGGTATGAAGTGGAGACAATCATTTGGAGAGGAAGCATTACTATGCCTGAAGTAGATAATCTTCATACGTTATTTAAAATTGTTCTACTAAATTAAAGTTTTCATATAAATCTCAATCACATCAAATTAACACCGGGGGTTAGTTTGATATAGCAACTAAAGCATTGGATCAAACTTATTATACTTCTCCTAACactaataaattaattaattccaAGATTTGAACCTTAAATTGAGTAGAACAACTGAATGGTTTAGTTTAAAATGTAGCTATGTGCTCTTATCTTGGCTAATCTGACTAAATATTTTCTCCTTCTCCGATTACATGTATATATACCACTATAATCTACCACATTTCATAGTCTTCTGTGTATAAATAGCAGGTTCATGTGTAGGCAGTTTAAAATAAACCAGCgtggtttttatttttttttaaatttgttttaacCATAGGTGCTTCCATAAACTGTAGAAGTTCACAACCCAACACCTTTTCCAATGCCGCTAACATTAACATTCAAAGAGTACTAAAGGAGAACACACACCCCAGCCTTAATAACAATGTCCGCTTCTAAGGAACCTTGTAATGGCTCAGAAGAAACTGAAGGTGTTCCTTCACCCAGTGGGTCTCTAGAGGTAAAAGATGGTCAGTGTTCAAATGCACACACTTATAATCAACCAGATACTGTGATTCAAATGGATTCAGTTGGTATTTGTGAGACTAGGAAAACAGAAAGCTGTTTTAACAAGTCAGACATAAGGTCAGACCAAACCAGCACTGATAAAGCAGAACAAAGTGAAGTTGCAAAGGAAACACTCCATAGAAGTTTTCCAAATGCTTCATTGGGAACTGGGAAAAGAAAGATTAACAGCATAGTGGCATTGCTGAAAAGCAAATATGGCAAAAATAATATGTACCCTGTAGTAACCTTAAGAGATATCATGAAAGACTTAAATCTCTTGTCTAATGACATGCAGAATAATGGCCTCAAACTGAGTTGTGATGCACTTAAGGTTGACTCCAACACCTCACAAACTAATGGAAGCAAAGTAACAAAGAATGAAAAGCCAAGATTACagtatagtttcttttcttcagtTGTGCTTGCTAGCAGTGTTAGAAGCCCAGCGGAGAGCCCACATGTAACATCTAACTCTCAGACGGCAAACAGAGGACAAGCAATGGATAGGTCACAAAGGAAGGAGGGCACAGACCATTGTGAACGCAGGCATGTTGAATTTGGCAAGTTTGACTCCGCCAATACAGGCTCCAAAATCGAAGCGCTGATTTCATCTGTGGTTCCcaacaacaacagcttcttcgGCAACATGTCCTCGTTGTACAGCGTGCCGGAGCATAGGCACCACGTCAACTGCGAAGGCTCCAAAGCTGGTATTCTCAAACACAACCAGAGCGAGAACGAGTTAAACGCGGGGCTCCTTTTGGCCGAGACGACATGTAAAAAGTACGCTCTGAGGAAAAAGACGATGGTCCAGTACAATCGAGAGACCAGCCTGGAGCAGCTTGAGTTTGAAAAGTACTGCAAGAGTGCGTCTATCCCTTCAGCATCAACAGTAGTTTGCCAAGACTATGGAGCTGCCTCTCAGTTGCCGCTAAAAAGGACAATTTTCAATAAAAATCCAAAATATAAGTACAAAGGAAGTCGTAAAATGTTAGTTAAAATAACAAAGATTAATATTCAGAAATACCTGATACAAGCCGAGAGAAAAACAAAACTGTGCCAAAAGCTTCTAACACACAACAATTTGAGTTCAGGAGTCAAGATGCAGTACATTACGATGCCAGAACAAAATGTGGCCACGATACCAACAGTGAAGAAGGGTAGGAGAAACAAGATGACGATGCTTCCTGCCGGGGATGTGCCTGTCGTCATTAAAAGGAAACGAGGTAGACCTCGGAAGGTGCTACCCGAAGGCAGCACTGAACCTACCAATCACGTGAAAAGAAAGCCCAGGCATCACAAGCTTTCTCCGCCGCAGCCTACCTACATTGCTGGGTCGAACGACAGCACCACAGACTACGTAGATGTTTTGTCCAAGTTGGCCTTCTTGACCAAACAGAGTTTGATCTTGGGCAGATGCTCACCGCCCAGATGTTGGTCTCCCAGTGACCCTGGATCCTTTCAGAGATCGGCATCCATTCACCAAGACATGTCGCAGTTCTACCGGACGTTGGCAGGGACGCGGAGGAGGGGCGGCAAGGCGGGTATCTCGCGGGGCCGGCAACTTGGGCAGTTTGCAGAATCCTCTTCTACCTTCAGCGATTTCTTTGAAGGCATTGGAAAGAGAAAGCGGATCTTCCTGGGCGAAACCAAGCTGTACGCAAGGAAATGCAAATGGGGTACTGAAATGAAAGAGAAACCAGTGCAAAGGCGAAAACCATACAAACGTGCAGTTCCATTCCCAGAACACAGTATGTTCCAGAACGTCAATGCTGAGAATTCTGAATGGGCGAGACAGAATGAGAATTGTTGGGCCACAAGTCAAGGTTACCCTTCCAAACAAATCAGGAATGGGCTCTACCCGTCCTACCCGGGAATGTCAACGCAATCATTTCCCAATGCCATTTGGGATTCGAGGTCCTTGTCCAGGAATGGCTACTTAATGGGTCGTCTCTCTTCTAACCAAAGCAGCGTCGCCCAACAAAGCCCCGGTTGCATCGCCGGTTACTTCCGCTCTCTCCTCGATTCGGACGACTCCTCAGACTTGATGGACTTGTCGTTTTCGCAGGCCGGGCAAGAATCGTGTAATATAACAGGAGGCTACGGGGTCAGTAGTTCGACGCCGCCATCGAGGCACTTAACGCATTTCCAAGAAGGCTTCGAGAAAACCAACTCCCCCAATTGCACTGGCGCCCAGCAGCACACGAACCAAACGGGGCAGACATACCCGCAGATGCTCGCAGATAACTCTGACAGTGTGGACTATGGCTCCTCCTACCATTCCTCTGAGTCAGAAACTTTCCAAAGAGGCACTTCTCAAGCTGCCCTCACCAGGAACACTGGCCTCTCATGTCAGCAGACTCCGGATAACTATGGACATTACAGTAATTACAAAGTGAAAGCCCAAAGTTTCGGTAATTCGGATGCACTACAACAACCCAGAGAACTTTCTGGCCTCGACTTTCTAGGCACCAGAGATTGCACGTTCGGCTACGACGCAAGCAATAACACTTCTTCTCAACCCACCTCTGCTGATGCATACAATCAACATGGCGTTGGCTCGAAGTCACACTTTAATACGGCTTCTCCGTTTAATTCTTTCAGACCAGACCCCCGCAGTCCAATGTCCTTACAAGCCCCCTTAACCTCTGAGAGTCAGTCCGACGCAGCCTGCTCGATGGATCTCCCCTCTCAGAAATACTTTAATTCGCCCCAGTTGTCGACTGATAGCAGGATGACGTTCTTTAGAGGACTTCAGATGAGTGGCAAGTCTGGCTTTAATCTCTGTGACGGCAACATGGCACACTTTAACCACCATTACGCTCCAGTGTTAGATTATAACAGTTTGAATGAGGCAAAGGACATTTTGGATATCTCGAACTACACACCCCAGAAAGCCAAGCTAAGGTCGTTCCCAGAGACGCTCACGGAATCGTCGTCTCACTTTAACACGGCTTTTGGGAATTCCGAAGGAGGTGGGAATATTTGCGGCAACGTAGCAAGTGAGGAGAAGTCCAGCCTCTCGAGCCTGGAGAAGTTGATGATGGACTGGGATGAGACAATTCCCATTGAGAGGGCTGGACCAAAGGTGGGTTCCAAGCGCCTGTGGAACCATCATGTACCTTTCCCTAGTGATTCGAGAGCCCTGTACGGAAGGCGGAAGCGGGTTGATATCTCCagccctcctcactcactcttccCAGCGTCCCCACCTTTCCTTCCTAGGAAGACCTCAGCTCCGAGACAGATGAGGAACATCAgaagcccatctgcttcaaataAGAAGGAGCAGCCTCTCCGCAAATCAAAGCTATTGCAGAAAATTCCAGGGGCAAGCCCTGCATTCTCTGAGAGTCCAGACTGTGGTTTAGACTATGGATATGGTGGCGATAACTCTCTGCCCTCAACTCTCTCAAGTGTCCAGAATTTCCAAGTTCCAAAAAGCGACCAGAAGGAATATTGCAGTTTATACTCTCCCAGTTGCAGTCGGCCAATGTCTGATGAAACTTTTCCAACAAGGTTTGCTGGTGGTGATATTCAAGAGACTGTTTCCATGTATTCAGACCTGAAGCAGCCTGCCGTGGATGCTGACCAGCTCCCTGTGCAGACGCTGCAGCACTCGATCAGCCAGGATCATGAACGAATCCTGCCCAATAACCGAGAGCTGTTCCCACTGCAGGCTCCTGGATATGCAGGCAGTCTGGAGTCAACTGAAGGAAAGAAACATCGAGCTTTTTACGACGCTTTAGAAAACAGCGCGGACATTTCCCAGAGCGCCGCAGCCGCCAGCCGAGATCTGCTGGCTCCACAACTCCAGTTTGACGCCGACAACGCCGCTGTTCTGGAAACAAACGCTAGGTATTTGCAGAATTCTGGTCCTTACGCCTCACTGGATGAGAATAAAAAGGAAGCTGAACTGTCTTTGTTTGGGATACAGCGCAGAAATAATATATCAAGTTCCAGACCCCAAATAATCCCCCTAAACACAGCAGCACAAATTGAGCAACAAGCACAGAAGCTGGCCATGGATTACGGTGGTTCCCCCTATGCCAGTGCGACAATGACCACAGCCAACACCTCGCCAGCGTCAAGTGATTCTTCTATACATGTGGACAGTAGCTACACTGACAAGCAGGGGAATCGTAGACCGACACCGATGGGCTTATTGATGGACCAAAATCAAGACGAGCTGTATGCGGGAAGTGCTTCACAGTGACGTTGCAAGGAATTTGGTGCAATTAGGTAAGGCTCTGCTCTTAATTCATCTCCTCCAGTTGGGGTTTGTGGTAACTGAGATATTCTCATGATGAACTGCAACGTTTGTTCCTTGGTGTCACCCCTTTGTGCATGATGGGAATGTATGTacagagagaatttacaaggattcttgctgggacttgaggaccctcCGTTGGTTAGGACTGGGCCTGTACACCACCATTGAAGAGAATGAGGAGTGAGCTTATCAAAACAGACAGAACTCCTTAGAGGGGTAGAGTGAGTGTGCTGAGTCTCCTACattggaggagtctaggaccagagggcacagagtcagaatacaaggacatccctttagaggaggaatttctttagccagagggtggtgagtctgtggaattcattgccacagatgaccgtggaggccaagccattgggtatactcAAAGTGGAGTCTGGTAGGtccttgattggtaagggtgccaaaggttatggagtgaatgcaggagaatggggttgagagggataataaatcagccatgatggaatggcaaagcagacccgatgggccgaatggcttcattctgctcctatgtcttatagttttaATGGCTTTATTCCTGGAATATCAgagaatgaggagaaatttgatagaggtatcaaaactatgaggggtatagatagggcaaatgcaagcaggcttttccactgaggttgggcgggactacaactaggggtcatgggttaagggtgaaaggtgaaatatttaagggaacttgagggggaactttttcactcagtgggtggtgagagggtggaatgagctgtcagcggagggggtggatgtgggttccattgcaatgttcaagagaagtttgtataagtacatggatgggaggggtatggtcctggTGTGGGACAATAGCTGAATAGCAGTTCAGCATGAAGtaggtgggctgaaaggcctatttctgtgctgtagtgctctatgacgatGTGATGTATTATGGCCTAACATTTATCATTCAATGTAAAATATTCAAAATGTTTAAAAACTGTTTTACTTTCTGGTTAACGTGTGAATCCTCTGATGGGTTAAGAGGAACATGCTTACAGAGCTCTATGTCAAAGAAATTTGTCAGTTTGAGCAGCTATCACCACCACATCCCAACGGAGAACTAACCAACcttttttttcaattatttattACCATATCTATTTTGTccaatgaggaaaggttgagcaagctcagGCTTTTCCCTtcagagtgacagaggatgagaggtttataaaattatgagaggcatagggaGAGTGGGCAGCCAGCACTATTTTCCCAGGGTAGCAATGGCCAATGCCAAAGGACATCAGTTCAagctgagtggaggaaagttcagAGGAGATATCTGaagtaatttttttacacagagaatggtagataGTAGAATGCACTGCTGGGGATGGTGTTAGAAGTATATAcaacagggacatttaagagactttgagATAGGAACATggttgtaagaaaaatggagggttatgtgctgtgtaggagggaatagTTAGATTAATTGTTGAGTAGGTTCATATACATTGTAGGTTAAAGGGGTCGTACTGTGCTGGACTGTTTTATCTCCTGGGTGTTGAAGACTATGCCTTCTATTGGCTCTGAATGAACAtaacaaagtctgcagatgctggaaatccaaagcaacacaaacaaaaagctggaggcactcagcaggccgggcagcttctatgggagggggaagatgccagaacaaaaaggttggggaagggaaaggagactagctaaaaggtgataggtgaaggcaggtagatgggacaggtcaagggctggagacaaAGGAATCtcttaggagaggagagtggaccacaggagaaagggaaaaaaggaaCGGAGGAGGGGACCCTTTAGATATTCAGATGACCATTACCAGTTTAACAGGTTTAATAAGTCATCATCATCTTTCAACAGTTTTACTTTTGAACTGAAATTCCATGTTGGATCAAAGCATTTGTATACCTGTAATCGAACCCATGAAAATCTGCTCGACCCACagttctggaaaataaaattaaacagaCAGAAGAAAGTGACACATGGGGGAGATGtcagggcagagagagagagagagagaatacagAGAGAACTGAGAGGAAGTTGCTAGGGCTGGTGAATTAGAATTATGGAGCAAATCTAGTTTGGAGTCTTGAGAAGTGAGAAATCTGGAGCAAAGCACACACTCACAGGCATACGCACATGCtcaaagcaggtcaggcagaacatGGGGTGGGAAGTTGTTCATGTTTTGGGTCATCAGGACTAGACTGGAGTAATTTTTGTTGGAAAAGGTGAGGTTGAGACactatcacaatcaggtttaatatcactggcatatggtgTGTTATTTGTTGTTAAgggacagcagtacaatgcaatactct from Mobula birostris isolate sMobBir1 chromosome 29, sMobBir1.hap1, whole genome shotgun sequence includes these protein-coding regions:
- the ahdc1 gene encoding transcription factor Gibbin isoform X2; the encoded protein is MDRSQRKEGTDHCERRHVEFGKFDSANTGSKIEALISSVVPNNNSFFGNMSSLYSVPEHRHHVNCEGSKAGILKHNQSENELNAGLLLAETTCKKYALRKKTMVQYNRETSLEQLEFEKYCKSASIPSASTVVCQDYGAASQLPLKRTIFNKNPKYKYKGSRKMLVKITKINIQKYLIQAERKTKLCQKLLTHNNLSSGVKMQYITMPEQNVATIPTVKKGRRNKMTMLPAGDVPVVIKRKRGRPRKVLPEGSTEPTNHVKRKPRHHKLSPPQPTYIAGSNDSTTDYVDVLSKLAFLTKQSLILGRCSPPRCWSPSDPGSFQRSASIHQDMSQFYRTLAGTRRRGGKAGISRGRQLGQFAESSSTFSDFFEGIGKRKRIFLGETKLYARKCKWGTEMKEKPVQRRKPYKRAVPFPEHSMFQNVNAENSEWARQNENCWATSQGYPSKQIRNGLYPSYPGMSTQSFPNAIWDSRSLSRNGYLMGRLSSNQSSVAQQSPGCIAGYFRSLLDSDDSSDLMDLSFSQAGQESCNITGGYGVSSSTPPSRHLTHFQEGFEKTNSPNCTGAQQHTNQTGQTYPQMLADNSDSVDYGSSYHSSESETFQRGTSQAALTRNTGLSCQQTPDNYGHYSNYKVKAQSFGNSDALQQPRELSGLDFLGTRDCTFGYDASNNTSSQPTSADAYNQHGVGSKSHFNTASPFNSFRPDPRSPMSLQAPLTSESQSDAACSMDLPSQKYFNSPQLSTDSRMTFFRGLQMSGKSGFNLCDGNMAHFNHHYAPVLDYNSLNEAKDILDISNYTPQKAKLRSFPETLTESSSHFNTAFGNSEGGGNICGNVASEEKSSLSSLEKLMMDWDETIPIERAGPKVGSKRLWNHHVPFPSDSRALYGRRKRVDISSPPHSLFPASPPFLPRKTSAPRQMRNIRSPSASNKKEQPLRKSKLLQKIPGASPAFSESPDCGLDYGYGGDNSLPSTLSSVQNFQVPKSDQKEYCSLYSPSCSRPMSDETFPTRFAGGDIQETVSMYSDLKQPAVDADQLPVQTLQHSISQDHERILPNNRELFPLQAPGYAGSLESTEGKKHRAFYDALENSADISQSAAAASRDLLAPQLQFDADNAAVLETNARYLQNSGPYASLDENKKEAELSLFGIQRRNNISSSRPQIIPLNTAAQIEQQAQKLAMDYGGSPYASATMTTANTSPASSDSSIHVDSSYTDKQGNRRPTPMGLLMDQNQDELYAGSASQ
- the ahdc1 gene encoding transcription factor Gibbin isoform X1 → MSASKEPCNGSEETEGVPSPSGSLEVKDGQCSNAHTYNQPDTVIQMDSVGICETRKTESCFNKSDIRSDQTSTDKAEQSEVAKETLHRSFPNASLGTGKRKINSIVALLKSKYGKNNMYPVVTLRDIMKDLNLLSNDMQNNGLKLSCDALKVDSNTSQTNGSKVTKNEKPRLQYSFFSSVVLASSVRSPAESPHVTSNSQTANRGQAMDRSQRKEGTDHCERRHVEFGKFDSANTGSKIEALISSVVPNNNSFFGNMSSLYSVPEHRHHVNCEGSKAGILKHNQSENELNAGLLLAETTCKKYALRKKTMVQYNRETSLEQLEFEKYCKSASIPSASTVVCQDYGAASQLPLKRTIFNKNPKYKYKGSRKMLVKITKINIQKYLIQAERKTKLCQKLLTHNNLSSGVKMQYITMPEQNVATIPTVKKGRRNKMTMLPAGDVPVVIKRKRGRPRKVLPEGSTEPTNHVKRKPRHHKLSPPQPTYIAGSNDSTTDYVDVLSKLAFLTKQSLILGRCSPPRCWSPSDPGSFQRSASIHQDMSQFYRTLAGTRRRGGKAGISRGRQLGQFAESSSTFSDFFEGIGKRKRIFLGETKLYARKCKWGTEMKEKPVQRRKPYKRAVPFPEHSMFQNVNAENSEWARQNENCWATSQGYPSKQIRNGLYPSYPGMSTQSFPNAIWDSRSLSRNGYLMGRLSSNQSSVAQQSPGCIAGYFRSLLDSDDSSDLMDLSFSQAGQESCNITGGYGVSSSTPPSRHLTHFQEGFEKTNSPNCTGAQQHTNQTGQTYPQMLADNSDSVDYGSSYHSSESETFQRGTSQAALTRNTGLSCQQTPDNYGHYSNYKVKAQSFGNSDALQQPRELSGLDFLGTRDCTFGYDASNNTSSQPTSADAYNQHGVGSKSHFNTASPFNSFRPDPRSPMSLQAPLTSESQSDAACSMDLPSQKYFNSPQLSTDSRMTFFRGLQMSGKSGFNLCDGNMAHFNHHYAPVLDYNSLNEAKDILDISNYTPQKAKLRSFPETLTESSSHFNTAFGNSEGGGNICGNVASEEKSSLSSLEKLMMDWDETIPIERAGPKVGSKRLWNHHVPFPSDSRALYGRRKRVDISSPPHSLFPASPPFLPRKTSAPRQMRNIRSPSASNKKEQPLRKSKLLQKIPGASPAFSESPDCGLDYGYGGDNSLPSTLSSVQNFQVPKSDQKEYCSLYSPSCSRPMSDETFPTRFAGGDIQETVSMYSDLKQPAVDADQLPVQTLQHSISQDHERILPNNRELFPLQAPGYAGSLESTEGKKHRAFYDALENSADISQSAAAASRDLLAPQLQFDADNAAVLETNARYLQNSGPYASLDENKKEAELSLFGIQRRNNISSSRPQIIPLNTAAQIEQQAQKLAMDYGGSPYASATMTTANTSPASSDSSIHVDSSYTDKQGNRRPTPMGLLMDQNQDELYAGSASQ